The Treponema succinifaciens DSM 2489 region AGATATTTTTTCATTTCATGGTCTTTTGCATTTTTAAGAAGATACTCGAACACAAGCTCTTCATTGAATGTGGATGCGACTTCGGCTTCAAAAATTGTGTATTCATAAGACATAAATGGGTTGTTGCGGACGCTGTACCATGAATGCATTGAATGACCGCCTTCATGCGCCATTGTGTAAACGTCTCGCAATGAAGTGTCTTTGTAATTTAAAAGAATGTAAGGATATCCTTCGTAGCATCCGCTTGAAAATGCTCCAGAATTTTTTCCTTTGTTTTCGAATCTGTCAACCCAGCCGCCTTTTAATCCGCCACAAAGTGTGTCTGTGTATTCGCTTCCCAAAACTGCAAGCGCGTTTCTTACAATTTCAACAGACTCGTCATAAGAAATTTTTGACTTTATAGATTTTACCAATGGAACGTAAACGTCATAGTGCCGGAGTTCTTCAACTCCAAGAACTTTTTTGCGGATTTTGTAATACCGATGCAGAGTGTCGAGATTCTTGTGAACTGTTTCTATAAGATTTTTGTAAACGCTTACTGGAACTTTGTCGCCGTAAAGAGCTGCTTCCAAAGATGAATTGTAGCCGCGCGCCCGTGCATGAAAAATGTCGTTTTTTACAGATCCTGAATATAAAGCTGCAAGTGTGTTTGCGTGGCTTTCAAATGCTCCGTAGAATTTTTCATAAGCTTCCTTGCGGATTTTTCTGTCCTGATTTTCTTCAAAGTCGCTCCAAGTGCTATGTGTGAGCGGAAGCTGTTTTCCTTCAACCTCTACAGTTCCAAAGTTCATGTCAACATCATTTAAAAGTGAAAATACATTTGATGCTGTCTGTCCGGATTCAGACTGAAGGGCCATTATGCGTTCTTCTTTTTCGCTTAAAATGTGCGGCTTGGCATGAAGTGCTTTTTGAATGTAGATTTTATAGTCTTTAAATTCCGGATGCTCTATCCAGGAATTTATTTTTTCATCTGGAATTGCAAGAAGTTCCGGTGTAAAAAAACTTGTTTCAGAGCAGGCTGCTGTGTATGCCATCATTACGCGGCTGTATTTTTCCTGTGCGGCACTGTCTCCTTGGTCAGCCTCATTGTTAAGACTTGCGTAGTGATAGACTTTTTCAATTTGACGGTCAAGAGCTTCGTCTGCTTTTAAAGCTTCAAGAAAAATGCTGCTGCTTTCCGACAGCCTTCCTTTGAATGATGAAAAATTTTTTACAAGCGAAGGAATCTTTTTTAGATCCGCTTCCCATTCTTCGTCTGTTTTATAAAGTTGTGTAAGATCCCATTTGTATTCCGCAGGGATGTCTTTTCTTAATGGAATTGTTTCGTCTTTCATGTTTTCATATTATATCAAAAATTATAAAAATTCAATTTTGCTTCCTTTGTAGAACTTTATGATAAAATCCTGTAAAATATCCGCCATGAAAAATAGAATCTTTCTTTTTGCATTTTCATTGTTCATGCTGACTTTTTCTTCATGCTCTGGAGTTATTGGCTATGGGGTTCTTTTATGGAATGTCGGCGAAAAAGAAATTCCAGACGGAACAGTTGTTCCTGTTTATTTAAAGTCAAATATTTCCAAAGTTTATGTAATCGGACTTCCTGAAACAAAAGAAAAAATTGAAGTTCCTCTATGGAAACTTTCAGTTCCAGAATCAAAATCAAAGGCATTGAAACGTGCGCAAAAGTATTCTGAATATAAAGGAAAATATGCTTTTTGCATTTTGGACGGACTTCCAATCCGCGCAGAAAAAATGAACACTTCAAAGCAGGTTTACCGTCTGCGCAAAAATGAAGTTGTTCGCACGCTTTATAAAGAAAAAGGCGTTTCTCCTACAAACGGCGGAGTTCCTCTTTCTGGTGAATGGCTTCATGTTCTTACTGACAACGGAACTGAAGGCTGGTGCTTTAGCTACAATCTTAGGCTCTTTGAAATGAACTTGGATGGAACTTACGGAATTGGATCGGAAGTTGTTGAAGCTCAAAAAGCCGATGAAACTCTTGAAAGAATTCTTTCAACTGTCTGGTATCCTGAATATTACCGAGGCATGATTTCTAAAAAGCAGATTGACTTGGATTACATTGTTCCAGTCTACGGTTTTGATTCAGGCTATGTTTCTGGCACTACAAAAATCAGCCTTCCGAATTTAAATGTAAGTTTTCCGTATTCTGAATTTGAAAAATCAGACAACGGAGACTACAAGGCAAAAGACGCTCCTGTTGAAATTGTTCCGCGGAATTCGAAATTCATAATTGTAAAATATATAGATGAAGGCGGAAAACCAAAGACTTACAATTTTGTTTCGCTTGATGAAAATATAAAAATCGAAGAAATAGTTTCTGCAGAAAAAAACAGACGGCAGGGACTTTACAAATCTATCCAAACTCTTGGACCGGATTTCAAGAGCGGAAACTACGGAACACTTTCTTTTAACGATGGGAATATTTTCAGGTGGAGCGGATTTTCTAAGCTTGTTCCGTCTGTAATTCCTTCAGGTTCAAAAGGCTTTGGAATTGTTGAAATGAAATATTTTCTTGACGGAACTTTAAAATCTTCTTGGGACGGAGTTGTTACATTCCATTTTGAAAATGCCAGCCGTGAAGTCAACTTCCTTTATAAAAAAGAAGTCAACGGACTTAGGCTTGCTTATGCGAATATAATTGAAAAATACGACGATAGTTTTGGAAGAAAATATTCTTCAGTTTCTCTTCCTGCGAATTCTATGGTTTTGTTTTTTCAAAAATAAAAATTACTGAGCTAGTTTCAGAATTCAAAAAATTTTTTCTGCTTTGAACTGGCTTATAAAAATAGGTTTTTTATGGCGTTTATTCAGTTTTCAAAAGTTTCGCTTGCATTTGGCGACAGAGATATTTTAAAGAATGTTTCTGTGAATTTGCAGGCAGGAACAAAGGCTGCTCTTACCGGCGCAAATGGAGCAGGAAAATCGACTTTGATAAAGATAATGGCTGGCATTTCAGAACCTGATTCTGGAGAACGGATTGCTCAAAAGGATGCGCGCATTGCATATCTTCCACAGAGCGGGCTTGTTCATTCAGGCTGCACTTTGAAGGAAGAAGCAGACAAGGCGTTTGACTGGGGCTACGAAATTCAAAAGAAGGCAGATACTCTTGGCGAGCTTTTAAAGTCAAATCCTGAAAACTCTGACAAGATTGCACTTGAGCATTCAGAACTTTTGGCGGAACTTGAAAACAGCGGCTGGTATCGGCGTGAAGTTCTTGCTGAACAAATTTTGCTTGGTCTTGGCTTCGAGCGCTCTGATTTTACAAAGCGCACTGAAGAATTTTCCGGCGGATGGCAGATGCGTATTGCGCTTGCAAAAGCCCTTATGTGTGGTCCTGACATTCTTCTTCTTGACGAACCTACAAATTATCTTGACATTGAAGCGCGTAACTGGCTTGAAAAATTTCTTGCGGATTTTAAAGGCGGATTTTTGCTTGTAAGCCATGACCGCTATTTTTTGGATCATACAATAAATGAAGTCTACGAGCTTTTTAATGGAACATTAAAACGTTACCCTGGAAATTTTTCACATTATGAGGAAGTTCGTAAAGTTGAACTTGAATCTCTGATTGCTTCTTATGAACAGCAGCAGCAGGAAATTCAGCATCTTGAAGAATTTATAAAACGTTTCGGCTACAAGGCGACAAAGGCGGCTCAAGCTCAAGAGCGTCAGAAGATGCTTGATAAAATCCTTGAAAACAAAATTGAAATCCCAGAGAACCTTAAAAAAATTCATTTTAGTTTTCCAGAAGCTCCTCATTCCGGCCGGCTTGTTCTTACACTGGAAAATATCTGCAAAAACTACGGCGGACCTGATATAATAAAAGATCTGAATCTTGTTGTGGAAAACGGCGAGCGTCTTGTTGTCGCAGGAAGAAATGGAGCCGGAAAATCAACCTTGCTTAGAATCATTGCAGGAATCGACCATGATTTTTCAGGAACTGTAAAACTTGGAGCTGGAGTTTCAGTCGGATATTTTAGTCAAGACAGCGCGGAAAAAATAAATGGCAGCGAAACAATTCTTGAGCGTCTGGAAAACAATGCGCCTCTTGAACTTGTTCCGAAACTCCGTGATATGCTTGGCGCGTTTTTGTTCCGTGGTGACGATGTTTTTAAAAGCATCAATGTGCTTTCTGGAGGAGAAAAATCCCGCATTGCATTGCTTGAGCTTTTGCTTCGTCCTGTGAATCTTCTTGTTCTTGATGAGCCTACGAACCATCTTGATATGCATTCAAAAGATGTCCTGCTTGAGGCTTTGAAAAGTTTTGGAGGAACAGTTGTTTTTGTAAGCCATGACCGCGGATTCATTGAAGAGCTTTCTACAAAAGTTCTGGAGCTTCATCCCGGTGTTTTCAGAGAATTTGTCGGCGACTACAAATATTATATGCAGCGCATAGAAGAAGAGCAGTCTGCGGAAGGCGAAAAAAATTCAGTCCCCGAAGCAAAAAGATCAGAGCAAAAAACTGAATCAAAACTTTCGTGGGAAGAACAG contains the following coding sequences:
- the pepF gene encoding oligoendopeptidase F, with the translated sequence MKDETIPLRKDIPAEYKWDLTQLYKTDEEWEADLKKIPSLVKNFSSFKGRLSESSSIFLEALKADEALDRQIEKVYHYASLNNEADQGDSAAQEKYSRVMMAYTAACSETSFFTPELLAIPDEKINSWIEHPEFKDYKIYIQKALHAKPHILSEKEERIMALQSESGQTASNVFSLLNDVDMNFGTVEVEGKQLPLTHSTWSDFEENQDRKIRKEAYEKFYGAFESHANTLAALYSGSVKNDIFHARARGYNSSLEAALYGDKVPVSVYKNLIETVHKNLDTLHRYYKIRKKVLGVEELRHYDVYVPLVKSIKSKISYDESVEIVRNALAVLGSEYTDTLCGGLKGGWVDRFENKGKNSGAFSSGCYEGYPYILLNYKDTSLRDVYTMAHEGGHSMHSWYSVRNNPFMSYEYTIFEAEVASTFNEELVFEYLLKNAKDHEMKKYLLSMRANDILATLHRQTMFAEFELKCHEAVENNEPLSTEAIRSIYRKLLEQYFGPAMKFEKSSDMEGLRIPHFYNAFYVYKYSTGISAALALAKRVVNGGKQEHEDYFKFLKSGGSRYPIESLKVAGVNMESTEPVQAALDTFKDLVDQLEEELL
- a CDS encoding SH3 domain-containing protein gives rise to the protein MKNRIFLFAFSLFMLTFSSCSGVIGYGVLLWNVGEKEIPDGTVVPVYLKSNISKVYVIGLPETKEKIEVPLWKLSVPESKSKALKRAQKYSEYKGKYAFCILDGLPIRAEKMNTSKQVYRLRKNEVVRTLYKEKGVSPTNGGVPLSGEWLHVLTDNGTEGWCFSYNLRLFEMNLDGTYGIGSEVVEAQKADETLERILSTVWYPEYYRGMISKKQIDLDYIVPVYGFDSGYVSGTTKISLPNLNVSFPYSEFEKSDNGDYKAKDAPVEIVPRNSKFIIVKYIDEGGKPKTYNFVSLDENIKIEEIVSAEKNRRQGLYKSIQTLGPDFKSGNYGTLSFNDGNIFRWSGFSKLVPSVIPSGSKGFGIVEMKYFLDGTLKSSWDGVVTFHFENASREVNFLYKKEVNGLRLAYANIIEKYDDSFGRKYSSVSLPANSMVLFFQK
- the abc-f gene encoding ribosomal protection-like ABC-F family protein, with product MAFIQFSKVSLAFGDRDILKNVSVNLQAGTKAALTGANGAGKSTLIKIMAGISEPDSGERIAQKDARIAYLPQSGLVHSGCTLKEEADKAFDWGYEIQKKADTLGELLKSNPENSDKIALEHSELLAELENSGWYRREVLAEQILLGLGFERSDFTKRTEEFSGGWQMRIALAKALMCGPDILLLDEPTNYLDIEARNWLEKFLADFKGGFLLVSHDRYFLDHTINEVYELFNGTLKRYPGNFSHYEEVRKVELESLIASYEQQQQEIQHLEEFIKRFGYKATKAAQAQERQKMLDKILENKIEIPENLKKIHFSFPEAPHSGRLVLTLENICKNYGGPDIIKDLNLVVENGERLVVAGRNGAGKSTLLRIIAGIDHDFSGTVKLGAGVSVGYFSQDSAEKINGSETILERLENNAPLELVPKLRDMLGAFLFRGDDVFKSINVLSGGEKSRIALLELLLRPVNLLVLDEPTNHLDMHSKDVLLEALKSFGGTVVFVSHDRGFIEELSTKVLELHPGVFREFVGDYKYYMQRIEEEQSAEGEKNSVPEAKRSEQKTESKLSWEEQKKRESEKRKIQKEADKLEAMILESEEKKSELENQLSLPEVYSNGETAKSVQAQISKIASELEELNAQWLCAAEKLEAFS